A genomic region of Palaemon carinicauda isolate YSFRI2023 chromosome 11, ASM3689809v2, whole genome shotgun sequence contains the following coding sequences:
- the LOC137649276 gene encoding uncharacterized protein, translating into MDVVTQGIRDQCPWCILFDDYVILCSTRREVVEEKLEEWRREMENRGLKISRKKREYLRLKYGENEEVSLQGERLKRVENFGYLGSTVAEDGDLRAERITEYEQDGRIGKSAWSTIRQENRG; encoded by the coding sequence atggatgtagtaacacaaggtattagagatcagtgtcCTTGGTGTATCCTTTTTGATGattatgttatactgtgtagcactaggcgagaggtagtagaagagaaactggaggagtggagaagagaaatggaaaataggggattgaagatcagcaggaaaaagagagagtatttgagattgaaatatGGCGAGAatgaggaagttagtttacaaggagagagattgaaaagagttgaaaatttcgggtatttaggatcaacagttgcagaggatggtgatctgaggGCAGAAAGAATCACAGAATAcgagcaggatggaagaattggaaaaagtgcgtggagtactatacgacaggaaaataggggttaa